The Campylobacter armoricus sequence ATGTCCTGCACTTACAACTTCAGAAGTAAATAAATACATAATCTTTACATTCCTTAATTAATAAAATATTTATAGTATCTTATCACAAGCTAGCTTAAAAATCAAAAAGCTTATTTAAGCTTTACTTTGTTAGAATAAATTAAAATTTAATCACTACAAAAAAGGTAAAAAATGAATATATTTTCTTGTGCAATTAAACGCTATAAAGATGGAAATCTTATTTTGCAAATTTGCATAGGTATTATTTTAGGAATTTTAATAGGTGTATTTTCTAAAGACTTAGCTATTTTTGCAAATATCTTTGGTGCTTTATTTACAGGTGCATTAAAAGCTATAGCACCAATTTTAGTTTTTATTTTGGTATTAACAACTATATGCACAAAAGAATTTAACCACGGAAGTGAAAAAATCAAACATATTATTTTTTTATATATATTTGGAACTTTTTTAGCTTCTTTAAGTGCGGTTACCATAAGTTTTATTTTTCCTATAGAGCTTGTATTAACCGATATTGAAAAAGCTTCTTCTACAAGCCCAACACATATAGGTGAAGTATTTAAAACATTATTATTTCAAATAGTTGATAATCCCATTCATGCTTTATCTTCAGGAAATTATTTAAGTATTTTAGCTTGGGCTATAGGTGGAGGTTTTGCTCTAAGACATTGTTCAAATGATGCAAAACAACTTTTTACTGATATCAATGAAGGTGTTTTAAAAATTGTTAAATTCATAGTCAAACTTGCTCCTTTTGGAATTTTTGGACTTGTAGCAAATTCAGTTGCTCAAACAGGAGCAGCAGGGCTTTTAAGCTATATGAAATTATTGATAATTTTAGTTTTAACTATGTTTTTTGTAGCATTTGTAATTAACGCTTTAATCGTATTTGCATATACAAAAAAAAATCCCTATCCTTTAATTTTTATATGTTTAAAACATAGTGCTGTTTTTGCATTTTTCACAAGAAGTTCTGCTGCAAATATCCCTGTAAATATGGCTCTTTGTTCTAAGTTAAATATCAATAATAATCTATATAGTATTTCCATTCCGCTAGGAGCCACAATTAATATGGCAGGAGCAGCTGTAACTATAGCTATACTAAGTCTTGCAGCAGCTCATACGGTAGGTATTGAAATAAATTTTTTACAAGCTATGCTTTTAAGTGTTTTAGCTGCCTTTGCAGCTTGTGGAGCCAGTGGTGTTGCTGGAGGTTCACTTTTACTCATTCCTTTAGCTTGCTCTTTGTTTAATATTGATTATGATATAGCTATGCAGGTAGTTGCGGTTGGTTTTATCATAGGAGTTATCCAAGATAGTGTTGAAACTGCATTAAATAGCTCTACCGATGTTTTATTTAGTGCAATTTGTTCAGATAATGAGCTTAATTTAAAAATTTAAGGAGGACTTATGAGGCATTTAATTACTACGAAAGATTTTAGCAATGATGAA is a genomic window containing:
- the sstT gene encoding serine/threonine transporter SstT, producing MNIFSCAIKRYKDGNLILQICIGIILGILIGVFSKDLAIFANIFGALFTGALKAIAPILVFILVLTTICTKEFNHGSEKIKHIIFLYIFGTFLASLSAVTISFIFPIELVLTDIEKASSTSPTHIGEVFKTLLFQIVDNPIHALSSGNYLSILAWAIGGGFALRHCSNDAKQLFTDINEGVLKIVKFIVKLAPFGIFGLVANSVAQTGAAGLLSYMKLLIILVLTMFFVAFVINALIVFAYTKKNPYPLIFICLKHSAVFAFFTRSSAANIPVNMALCSKLNINNNLYSISIPLGATINMAGAAVTIAILSLAAAHTVGIEINFLQAMLLSVLAAFAACGASGVAGGSLLLIPLACSLFNIDYDIAMQVVAVGFIIGVIQDSVETALNSSTDVLFSAICSDNELNLKI